A region from the Vicia villosa cultivar HV-30 ecotype Madison, WI linkage group LG3, Vvil1.0, whole genome shotgun sequence genome encodes:
- the LOC131593164 gene encoding putative disease resistance RPP13-like protein 1 translates to MAGLMVAGAFLTPVIQVIVERVASGDYKDIFKKRMVNKLEITLNSINQVLDDAETKQYQNPNVRIWLDHIKHEVYEVEQLLDEIASSAQRKSKVKHFFSSLTNQFESRMKDSLDKLEHLLKQNDVLGLKEGTSARNGLEVSSESSKRVPTTSLVDESRILGRNGDKEEIIDFLLLDNGSGCNHAPIISIVGLGGMGKTTLARLVYNDDKVQNNFELKAWVYVSNPFDIFGLTKEILEQFKSPTDSESLEILQRQLQQTLMGKKYLLVLDDIWKANEKSWEQLLIPFNKGSPGSKMIVTTRSKDDASAMESTKLVELEQLEESDCWNLFVTHAFHDRNASDYPDLEPIGKMIVDKCGGLPLAVKTMGNLLRKKFSKSEWEKILKTDMWCLSERDSNINPVLRLSYHNLPSNSKRCFAYCSIFPKGYEFDKNNKSNKSKEELGSESFEDLESISFFQRTPYSDSWFVMHDLVNDLAKSESREFCLQVNGDTGQDISERTRHIWCSLDLKAGDGILKHIYRAKGLHSLLVESPTYGGECFMISNNMQGDMFSKLKYLRMLSFSDYGTPHGELELADEIGSLNLLRYLDLTWTDITRLPDSICKLYNLERLELKNCDNLTELPLDFYKLDGLRHLNLEGTAIKKMPKQIRKLNHLKTLTNFVVGESSGSDIEELESLNLLQGKICLSGLNNVTDPTHAVKSRLQDKKFLEEIHIIFDGSVVESNVSVLDALQPNNNLKRLTIQNYNGNMFPSWIRGCDLPNLISLKLQNCNGIKIFGNNSINDPFKFLEVLEFDSMSEWEEGICIEGFPRLKEISINDCPKLKRVSLPQHLPSIQKLFIGGCKMVDVSILNYDKIIVLDLRNYKRIMINELSSSLKRFVLGKNQYVEFSMDHLINNPFLRVLWLDFKDLVECPSLDLCYNSLQDFSIRGWQSPSLPISLHLFTNLRFLKLLDCPRLESFLFGGLASELWSLVICNCPKLIASREECGLFQINYVYTFTVSDDFENVESFPEQNLLPPTLNHLTLDKCSKLRILNYKGFLHLNSLGTIWICNCPSLESLPEEGLPNSLSDLYIENCPLLSEKYKKEGGERWHTISHIPTVRIDGIHQH, encoded by the coding sequence AACGAAAGAGCAAGGTTAAACACTTCTTTTCATCTCTGACTAATCAGTTTGAATCTAGGATGAAAGACTCGCTAGATAAGCTAGAACATCTTTTAAAGCAAAATGATGTGTTGGGATTGAAAGAAGGAACATCTGCTCGTAATGGACTTGAAGTCAGTTCAGAATCTTCAAAAAGAGTGCCAACAACGTCTTTGGTGGATGAATCTAGAATACTTGGTAGAAATGGTGATAAAGAGGAAATTATTGATTTCTTACTTTTAGACAATGGTAGTGGTTGCAACCACGCACCAATAATCAGCATAGTTGGTCTTGGTGGGATGGGTAAGACAACCCTTGCTAGGCTCGTCTACAATGACGACAAGGTGCAAAACAACTTTGAACTTAAAGCTTGGGTTTATGTTTCAAATCCATTTGATATTTTTGGGCTCACTAAAGAAATTCTCGAGCAATTTAAATCTCCAACAGATAGTGAAAGCTTGGAAATACTCCAACGTCAATTGCAACAGACACTAATGGGAAAAAAATATTTGCTTGTTCTAGATGATATTTGGAAAGCTAATGAGAAAAGTTGGGAGCAGTTACTAATTCCTTTTAATAAAGGATCTCCTGGAAGTAAGATGATCGTGACAACACGAAGTAAGGATGATGCATCAGCCATGGAATCTACAAAGTTAGTTGAATTAGAACAACTGGAGGAGAGTGATTGTTGGAATTTATTTGTGACACATGCTTTTCACGACAGAAACGCGAGTGATTATCCAGATCTTGAACCAATTGGAAAGATGATTGTAGACAAGTGTGGAGGGTTGCCATTAGCTGTTAAAACAATGGGGAACCTCTTGAGAAAAAAATTCTCTAAAAGTGAATGGGAGAAAATATTGAAGACTGATATGTGGTGTTTATCAGAGAGAGACAGCAACATAAATCCAGTATTGAGACTGAGTTACCATAATCTTCCTTCAAATTCGAAGCGTTGTTTTGCATATTGTTCCATATTTCCCAAGGGTTATGAGTTTGACAAGAATAACAAAAGTAACAAAAGTAAAGAAGAGTTGGGTAGTGAATCGTTCGAAGATCTTGAATCAATTTCATTTTTCCAAAGAACTCCATATTCTGATAGTTGGTTTGTCATGCATGATCTTGTCAATGACTTGGCAAAATCAGAGTCTAGAGAATTTTGCTTACAAGTGAATGGTGATACGGGGCAAGATATATCTGAAAGGACACGCCACATTTGGTGTTCTCTTGATTTGAAAGCCGGCGATGGGATATTAAAGCACATTTATAGAGCTAAGGGATTACACAGCTTGTTGGTAGAATCACCAACGTATGGTGGCGAATGCTTCATGATAAGCAACAATATGCAAGGTGATatgttttcaaaattaaaatatttgcgGATGTTATCATTTAGTGATTACGGAACTCCACACGGAGAGCTAGAACTAGCAGATGAGATAGGCAGTTTAAATCTTTTGCGCTATCTAGACCTGACTTGGACAGATATTACAAGGTTACCCGACTCTATCTGTAAGCTTTATAACTTAGAGAGACTGGAATTGAAAAACTGTGATAATTTGACTGAATTGCCTTTAGACTTTTACAAACTTGACGGTTTACGCCATCTTAATCTGGAAGGAACTGCAATAAAGAAAATGCCAAAGCAGATAAGGAAACTTAACCATCTAAAAACGCTGACTAATTTTGTTGTGGGAGAGTCGAGTGGGTCTGATATTGAGGAGTTAGAAAgtctcaatcttcttcaaggaaaAATTTGTCTTTCAGGATTGAACAATGTCACGGATCCAACACATGCCGTAAAGAGCCGTTTGCAAGATAAGAAGTTTTTAGAAGAAATACATATTATATTTGATGGTTCTGTAGTGGAAAGCAATGTGTCTGTCTTGGATGCCCTTCAACCAAATAACAATCTGAAGAGACTCACTATCCAGAACTACAATGGCAATATGTTTCCATCTTGGATAAGGGGATGTGATTTACCCAATTTAATATCTCTTAAACTTCAGAACTGTAATGGAATAAAGATCTTTGGCAATAACTCCATAAATGATCCGTTCAAGTTCCTCGAAGTTTTGGAATTTGACTCCATGTCTGAATGGGAGGAAGGGATTTGTATTGAAGGGTTTCCTCGGCTTAAAGAGATTTCTAtaaatgattgtcccaaattgaAAAGGGTATCACTGCCTCAACATCTTCCTTCAATACAAAAATTGTTTATAGGTGGGTGCAAAATGGTGGACGTGTCAATTCTCAATTATGATAAAATCATAGTGTTGGATCTCCGGAATTATAAGCGGATTATGATAAATGAGTTGTCATCAAGCTTGAAAAGGTTTGTCCTTGGTAAAAATCAGTATGTTGAGTTCTCCATGGATCATTTAATCAACAATCCCTTTCTGCGAGTGTTGTGGTTGGATTTTAAGGACTTGGTAGAATGTCCTTCGTTAGATTTGTGTTATAATTCTCTTCAGGATTTTTCCATAAGAGGATGGCAGTCCCCCTCGTTGCCTATTTCACTACACTTGTTCACCAATCTACGTTTTCTAAAGTTGTTGGATTGTCCAAGGCTGGAGTCTTTTCTTTTTGGAGGTTTGGCTTCCGAGTTGTGGTCCCTTGTAATATGCAATTGCCCAAAATTAATTGCTTCCAGAGAGGAGTGTGGTTTGTTCCAAATCAATTATGTATATACGTTTACGGTTAGTGATGATTTTGAAAACGTGGAATCCTTCCCCGAGCAGAATCTACTGCCACCAACTCTGAACCATCTTACCCTGGATAAATGTTCAAAGCTAAGAATATTGAACTACAAGGGATTTCTCCACCTCAATTCTCTTGGTACTATATGGATTTGCAACTGCCCTAGCCTTGAGAGTTTGCCGGAGGAGGGTCTACCCAATTCCCTTTCTGATTTGTACATTGAAAATTGTCCATTACTTTCAGAGAAGTACAAAAAGGAGGGAGGAGAGCGTTGGCATACAATTAGTCATATCCCTACTGTGCGGATTGACGGTATTCATCAGCATTAG